The Streptococcus pluranimalium genome contains a region encoding:
- the htpX gene encoding zinc metalloprotease HtpX yields the protein MIKHQIASNKRRTIFLLVFFFILLAVIGAAIGYLMLDNMRLGLSIALIIGIIYAVSMIFQSTQVVMSMNGAREIGPEQAPEYYDIVEKIALVAQIPMPKVYIIEDNALNAFATGSSPENAAVAATSGLLKVMNRTELEAVIGHEVSHIRNYDIRISTIAVALASIITLISSLGGRMMWFGGGRRRNDREEGSNIVIVLLSLVTIILAPLVASLVQLAISRQREFLADASSVDLTKNPQAMINALKKLQASQPMTHPVDDASAALYISDPRNRASVRALFQTHPPLEARIKRLEELPASHLL from the coding sequence ATGATAAAACATCAGATTGCAAGTAATAAAAGAAGGACTATTTTTCTTCTTGTTTTCTTTTTTATCCTATTAGCTGTTATTGGAGCTGCTATTGGTTACCTTATGCTAGATAATATGAGGCTAGGTCTTTCGATAGCCTTAATTATTGGGATAATTTATGCGGTTAGCATGATTTTTCAATCAACGCAAGTGGTCATGTCTATGAATGGGGCTAGGGAGATTGGTCCCGAACAAGCTCCAGAATACTATGACATTGTTGAGAAGATAGCCTTGGTAGCTCAAATTCCAATGCCAAAAGTTTACATTATCGAAGATAATGCTTTGAACGCCTTTGCAACAGGCTCAAGTCCAGAAAATGCTGCTGTTGCGGCTACCAGTGGTTTATTAAAGGTCATGAATCGTACAGAACTAGAGGCTGTTATAGGGCATGAAGTTAGTCATATCAGGAATTATGATATCCGCATCTCGACGATCGCTGTGGCTCTTGCGTCTATCATAACATTGATTTCTAGTCTAGGAGGTCGAATGATGTGGTTTGGCGGTGGACGAAGACGTAACGATCGTGAAGAAGGTTCGAATATTGTCATTGTTTTGCTATCCTTAGTTACGATTATTCTGGCGCCATTGGTCGCTAGTCTGGTTCAATTGGCTATTTCTAGACAAAGAGAATTCTTAGCAGATGCGAGTTCTGTTGATTTAACTAAGAATCCACAAGCTATGATTAATGCTTTAAAGAAGCTACAGGCTTCACAACCAATGACTCACCCTGTTGATGATGCTAGTGCCGCCTTGTATATTAGTGATCCTAGAAATAGGGCTTCTGTTAGAGCCTTATTTCAGACGCATCCGCCACTTGAAGCTCGTATCAAGAGGCTTGAAGAATTGCCAGCCAGTCACCTGTTGTAA
- a CDS encoding potassium channel family protein, whose translation MSKKIIGVLGLGIFGKTVAEELCTFDQEVIALDYREDHVQAVANTVTRAAVGDITNYEFLESVGIEHCDTVVIATGNSLEASVLAVMHCKKLGVQNIIAKAKSGIFEDVLYNIGASRIIMPERASGKSLASHILRRHISNIIHVEDDISIIEFKIPQKWVGKNLIELDVRNKYELNVVGIRRGNMESLTTDFNPQDPLPGDIQISAVTNSRTFEKFDYLGYLT comes from the coding sequence ATGTCTAAAAAAATCATTGGTGTTCTAGGACTCGGGATTTTTGGAAAAACAGTTGCTGAAGAACTATGTACCTTTGACCAAGAGGTCATCGCTCTTGACTATCGTGAAGACCATGTTCAAGCTGTTGCTAATACCGTCACTCGTGCTGCTGTTGGTGATATTACCAACTACGAATTTCTCGAAAGTGTTGGGATTGAACATTGCGATACCGTTGTTATTGCAACAGGTAATAGCTTGGAAGCTTCTGTTCTTGCTGTTATGCATTGTAAAAAACTGGGTGTTCAAAATATTATCGCCAAGGCTAAAAGTGGTATTTTTGAAGATGTTCTTTACAATATTGGAGCCAGTCGTATCATCATGCCCGAAAGAGCCTCAGGAAAATCATTGGCTTCTCATATTTTAAGACGTCACATTTCCAATATCATACATGTTGAGGACGATATTTCTATTATTGAATTTAAAATCCCTCAAAAATGGGTCGGTAAAAATCTTATCGAGCTTGATGTCCGCAATAAATACGAATTAAACGTTGTTGGTATCCGTAGAGGAAATATGGAAAGTCTGACAACAGACTTTAATCCTCAAGATCCCTTACCAGGCGATATTCAAATCAGTGCTGTCACCAATTCCCGCACTTTTGAAAAGTTCGACTATTTAGGTTACTTAACATAA
- a CDS encoding HAMP domain-containing sensor histidine kinase — MVLVTMGLFFLILTTFTIMVLLFSNDLLIKQEEKTIRSTADLLQRHISDIDNPLTKENLVGYLQTAQTIDVASSETILTEGMAIAGNNSVSHLLYSNQVAYLYNDEKKLLFTTGLEVDDIKLGPLNVLRSEKIEDDRGFTLSVPVFNQTGKKVIGYAKLFHNLEFYYALKNRLIILLLFLEVGTIIIVLVIMRYSIETFLRPIYSLRRVMRRIEADPTDLDVRADINSGDEIEELSHIFNDMMSRIAEQNKLQQQFISDVSHELRTPVAVIKGHLDMLSRWGKNDPDILEESLEASRHEAHRMNLMISDMLDLIRLQGNLTGKNKEVTSLEEPMQAALYNFEILRPDFQFSLHIKSAHIRAKIAKNHFEQLLTILIDNAIKYSPNKGQIDLFLDQEDGYALVTVEDEGEGIAKEDLQNIFERFYRTDKSRNREGTRAGLGIGLSILKEICDAYDCRLSVDSEVNVGTSFVVAIPLATDTETSSYD; from the coding sequence ATGGTCCTAGTCACAATGGGGCTGTTTTTTCTCATTTTAACAACATTTACGATAATGGTTCTGCTTTTTTCTAATGACTTATTAATTAAGCAAGAAGAAAAAACCATAAGATCAACCGCCGATTTGCTTCAAAGACACATTTCTGATATTGATAATCCCTTAACAAAAGAAAATTTAGTGGGATATCTACAGACAGCGCAAACAATTGATGTGGCGAGCTCAGAAACGATATTAACTGAAGGTATGGCTATAGCTGGAAATAACTCGGTTTCTCATCTCTTATATTCTAACCAAGTCGCTTATTTGTATAATGATGAGAAAAAGCTACTTTTTACCACTGGTTTAGAAGTAGATGATATTAAGTTAGGCCCTCTCAATGTTCTGCGGTCTGAAAAAATCGAAGATGATAGAGGGTTTACATTAAGTGTTCCTGTTTTTAATCAAACAGGGAAGAAAGTGATTGGATACGCTAAATTATTTCATAATCTAGAGTTCTACTATGCTTTAAAAAATCGTTTGATTATTTTATTGCTTTTCCTAGAAGTCGGCACAATTATTATTGTTTTAGTAATCATGCGATATAGCATAGAGACCTTTTTAAGACCTATTTATAGTCTTCGTAGGGTTATGCGTCGCATTGAAGCTGACCCTACTGATTTGGACGTTAGGGCGGATATTAATAGTGGCGATGAGATTGAAGAGCTTTCGCATATCTTTAATGACATGATGTCTAGGATTGCAGAACAAAATAAGTTACAGCAACAATTTATCAGCGATGTTAGCCATGAATTGAGGACACCTGTTGCCGTTATTAAGGGGCATTTGGACATGCTTAGTCGCTGGGGGAAAAATGATCCTGACATTTTAGAGGAAAGTTTAGAGGCTAGTCGCCATGAAGCCCATCGTATGAATTTGATGATCAGTGACATGCTTGATTTGATTCGTCTTCAAGGTAATTTAACAGGTAAAAATAAAGAAGTGACCAGTTTGGAGGAACCTATGCAAGCTGCACTTTATAATTTTGAAATTTTACGACCTGATTTTCAATTTAGCTTACATATCAAATCAGCTCATATTCGCGCTAAAATTGCTAAAAATCATTTTGAACAGTTACTAACGATTTTGATTGATAATGCCATCAAGTACTCACCCAATAAGGGACAGATCGATTTGTTTTTAGACCAAGAGGATGGTTATGCTCTAGTGACCGTTGAGGATGAAGGAGAGGGTATCGCTAAAGAAGACTTGCAAAATATTTTTGAGCGCTTCTATAGAACAGATAAGTCACGTAACCGAGAAGGCACCCGAGCAGGATTAGGTATTGGTCTGTCTATCCTTAAGGAAATTTGTGATGCTTATGACTGTCGACTCAGTGTCGATAGTGAGGTTAATGTTGGAACAAGCTTTGTTGTGGCTATCCCCTTAGCAACTGATACCGAAACATCTTCATATGATTAG
- a CDS encoding TrkH family potassium uptake protein — MSSFISKWSVTQRLSFSFIIVILVGSLILSQPFTHYSNAPQTSYFDHLFNVVSMVCVTGLSVFAVGDVYNGIGQVIVMLLMQIGGLGLVTLIAISSYALHRKINLSDQSLLQSALSRDSGQDLKKFLYLVYRFTFVVETLAALILMIDFIPRFGLGHGIFNAIFLAISAFCNAGFDNFGSSSLQNYATDPIVNFTIISLIIAGGLGFGVWQDIIKCFKNYLSERPKRISALFRPLSTQSRLVLKTTAIILIIGTVLSWLLELNNPKTIANLSPAQQFMTSLFQTVTMRTAGFATINYESANPATNFLYMIQMIMGGAPGGTAGGIKITVIAIIALLFKAELSGQTEVTFLHRTIDNRIIKQTLTIIIFFFSLMITGFLLLLIVEKTVNPFRLLFEVSSAIATVGVSMNLTPDLSSAGRVIIMILMFIGRVGPITVLLSLLQKKEKTIRYAKANISVG, encoded by the coding sequence ATGTCATCTTTTATCTCCAAATGGTCTGTGACTCAGCGACTTAGTTTTAGCTTTATTATCGTTATTTTGGTCGGTAGTCTTATCCTGTCACAGCCCTTCACCCACTATAGCAATGCCCCTCAGACCAGTTATTTTGACCACCTCTTCAATGTTGTTTCTATGGTTTGTGTGACTGGCTTATCTGTTTTTGCTGTAGGCGATGTCTATAATGGTATTGGGCAAGTGATTGTCATGCTTCTCATGCAGATTGGAGGATTGGGGTTAGTTACCCTAATCGCTATCAGTAGCTATGCTCTTCATCGTAAAATAAATCTTTCTGATCAATCTTTATTGCAGTCTGCTTTGAGTAGAGATAGTGGTCAAGACTTGAAAAAGTTTCTCTATCTAGTTTATCGATTCACTTTTGTTGTTGAGACGCTCGCAGCCTTAATCTTAATGATTGATTTCATACCACGTTTTGGTTTAGGACACGGCATTTTTAATGCTATCTTTCTAGCTATCTCTGCTTTCTGTAATGCTGGTTTTGACAACTTTGGTTCATCTAGCTTGCAAAACTATGCCACAGATCCCATTGTCAATTTTACTATTATTAGCTTAATTATTGCAGGTGGTCTAGGATTTGGTGTTTGGCAGGATATCATTAAGTGTTTTAAAAACTATTTGTCTGAACGTCCTAAACGGATTTCCGCACTCTTTCGACCTCTCTCCACTCAGTCTCGCTTGGTTCTCAAAACAACAGCTATTATTTTAATAATCGGAACAGTGCTAAGTTGGTTGCTGGAACTCAACAACCCTAAAACCATTGCCAACTTATCACCAGCTCAGCAGTTTATGACATCGCTCTTTCAGACAGTGACAATGAGAACAGCTGGCTTTGCAACGATTAACTACGAAAGCGCTAATCCTGCTACTAATTTCCTCTACATGATTCAAATGATTATGGGAGGTGCGCCTGGAGGTACAGCTGGTGGTATTAAAATCACAGTGATTGCCATTATTGCTTTATTATTTAAAGCGGAGCTTTCGGGTCAAACAGAGGTCACCTTCCTCCATCGAACCATTGATAATCGGATTATCAAACAAACCTTGACCATTATTATCTTTTTCTTCAGCCTGATGATAACTGGCTTTCTTCTCTTGCTGATAGTTGAGAAAACTGTAAATCCCTTTAGGCTCTTATTTGAAGTGTCATCAGCCATCGCAACTGTCGGTGTTTCTATGAATCTAACACCCGATTTATCATCAGCTGGACGGGTTATTATTATGATCCTTATGTTTATAGGACGTGTCGGACCAATCACGGTTCTTCTAAGCCTATTACAAAAGAAAGAAAAAACCATTCGTTACGCAAAAGCAAACATTTCCGTTGGGTAA
- the nrdR gene encoding transcriptional regulator NrdR: MRCPKCHTTKSSVVDSRQAEEGTTIRRRRECDHCQNRFTTFERVEELPLLVVKKDGTREAFSRDKILHGIIMSAQKRPVSSEDIENVISRIEQAIRSNYENEVPSTVIGNMVMDELAELDEITYVRFASVYRSFKDVDEIEELLQQITNRVRGKKGS; encoded by the coding sequence GTGCGTTGTCCAAAATGTCATACTACAAAATCTAGTGTCGTTGATAGTCGTCAAGCCGAAGAGGGGACAACTATCAGAAGACGTCGCGAATGTGATCATTGTCAAAATAGATTCACGACTTTTGAGCGTGTAGAAGAGTTGCCACTCTTGGTGGTCAAAAAAGATGGGACTAGGGAAGCCTTTTCAAGAGATAAAATATTACATGGTATCATCATGAGTGCACAGAAACGCCCAGTTTCTAGTGAGGACATCGAAAATGTCATCAGTCGTATCGAGCAGGCTATCCGTAGTAACTATGAAAATGAAGTGCCAAGTACAGTTATTGGTAACATGGTGATGGACGAGTTAGCAGAACTAGATGAGATTACTTATGTTCGTTTTGCTTCTGTTTATCGTAGTTTTAAAGATGTTGATGAAATCGAAGAATTGTTGCAACAGATTACCAATCGTGTTCGTGGAAAAAAGGGTAGTTAA
- the brnQ gene encoding branched-chain amino acid transport system II carrier protein: protein MLKKFKNPTLIVGFMLFALFFGAGNLTFPAFLGLYSGQHFWQAIIGFCITGIGLPLLGVTAVAFSGHEIPQELARPVSKWYALLFAAILYLSIGPFFAIPRTGATSFSIGIEPIFGNSLLVRIIYALIFFGLSYFLAVKPSQIADYIGKYLTPILISVLGILIVVSFINPIGGLGEPRNASETINNAFKDSPFVAGLIQGYGTMDALASLAFAILVINAIKDHGISEKQEVGQNVVKSGLIACFLLSLVYVFIGHIGATSQSLFTLKRGIFELYGIQVDGGHILNQSAAFYLGNLGQTILSVVIFLACLTTSSGLITACSEFFHHLMPKVSHVTWVSVFTLMSTLFYFGGLSEIVKWSTPFLYLLYPLTIALILLVFTKSFFANHSFVYQTTIVATFIASFYDFASTLGSMTGFFQLPDAMKHFFTTVVPLGQYNMGWIIFTLIGYLIGLSGYHFYFKNK, encoded by the coding sequence ATGTTAAAAAAATTTAAAAATCCAACACTTATTGTTGGATTTATGCTTTTTGCGCTCTTTTTTGGGGCAGGAAACTTAACATTCCCTGCATTTTTAGGGCTTTATTCAGGACAGCATTTCTGGCAAGCTATCATCGGATTTTGTATCACTGGTATAGGTCTCCCCTTGCTCGGAGTCACTGCTGTAGCCTTTTCTGGCCATGAAATCCCTCAGGAGCTTGCACGTCCTGTTTCCAAATGGTATGCCTTGCTTTTTGCAGCTATCTTATACCTATCTATCGGACCCTTCTTTGCTATTCCACGAACAGGAGCAACATCATTTTCTATCGGCATTGAACCTATTTTCGGAAATAGCCTTTTAGTAAGGATCATCTACGCCCTTATTTTCTTTGGTCTATCTTACTTTCTAGCTGTTAAGCCAAGCCAAATTGCAGATTATATCGGAAAATACCTAACACCTATTTTAATATCAGTCCTTGGAATCTTGATTGTAGTCTCTTTTATCAACCCTATCGGTGGATTAGGAGAACCACGAAATGCTTCTGAAACCATCAACAATGCTTTTAAAGACTCACCTTTTGTCGCTGGTCTCATCCAAGGTTATGGAACTATGGATGCCTTAGCATCATTAGCTTTTGCTATTCTAGTCATTAATGCTATCAAAGATCATGGGATTAGCGAAAAGCAAGAAGTCGGACAAAATGTTGTCAAATCTGGCTTAATTGCTTGCTTCTTACTCTCTCTAGTTTACGTCTTTATTGGGCACATAGGCGCTACATCCCAAAGCTTATTCACCCTAAAACGTGGGATCTTTGAGCTTTATGGTATTCAAGTAGATGGAGGACATATCCTTAACCAATCCGCCGCCTTCTACCTAGGTAATTTGGGGCAGACCATCTTATCGGTTGTTATTTTCCTAGCTTGTTTGACAACTTCCTCTGGATTAATCACAGCTTGCTCTGAATTTTTCCACCATCTCATGCCCAAAGTATCACACGTGACATGGGTATCAGTTTTTACGTTGATGTCAACCCTCTTTTACTTTGGTGGACTATCAGAGATTGTTAAATGGTCAACCCCATTCCTATATCTCTTATATCCATTAACAATTGCCTTGATACTATTAGTTTTTACAAAATCATTCTTTGCTAATCATTCTTTTGTCTATCAGACTACTATTGTAGCTACTTTTATAGCTAGTTTTTACGATTTTGCATCAACATTAGGATCAATGACAGGTTTCTTCCAATTACCCGACGCTATGAAACATTTCTTTACAACTGTCGTTCCTTTGGGACAATACAACATGGGATGGATTATCTTTACACTGATAGGTTACCTTATCGGGTTATCTGGCTACCATTTCTATTTTAAAAACAAATAA
- the rsmG gene encoding 16S rRNA (guanine(527)-N(7))-methyltransferase RsmG, translated as MTPQTFYEQLEAYGIALTDKQKKQFERYFDLLVEWNQKINLTAITEKHEVYLKHFYDSIAPILQGKITNEPIRILDIGAGAGFPSLPMKIIFPNLEITIIDSLNKRIQFLNLLAEALELTNVHFFHGRAEDFGQDKAFRQQFDIVTARAVARMQVLAELTIPFLTLNGRLIALKASAADQELDQAKHALTTLFAQVIESKDYELPNGDPRNITIVEKKKETPKKYPRKAGIPNKKPL; from the coding sequence ATGACACCGCAGACTTTTTATGAGCAATTAGAAGCTTACGGCATCGCTCTAACAGATAAACAAAAAAAACAGTTTGAGCGCTATTTTGATCTTTTAGTCGAATGGAATCAAAAGATTAACCTCACTGCTATTACTGAAAAACATGAGGTCTATCTCAAACATTTTTATGATTCCATTGCACCGATCTTACAAGGCAAGATAACAAATGAACCTATTCGGATTCTTGATATTGGAGCGGGAGCAGGTTTCCCTAGCCTTCCGATGAAAATTATTTTCCCTAATTTAGAGATTACCATCATTGATTCGTTAAACAAACGCATCCAGTTTTTGAATCTTTTAGCTGAAGCATTAGAACTCACAAATGTCCATTTCTTCCACGGCCGTGCTGAAGATTTTGGTCAGGATAAGGCATTTCGCCAACAATTTGATATTGTAACCGCTAGAGCTGTGGCAAGAATGCAGGTTTTAGCAGAATTAACCATTCCTTTTTTAACATTAAACGGTCGGTTAATCGCCTTGAAAGCTAGCGCTGCAGACCAAGAATTAGATCAAGCTAAGCATGCCTTAACCACCCTTTTTGCACAAGTTATTGAAAGCAAGGATTATGAATTACCAAACGGAGATCCTCGCAACATTACCATTGTCGAAAAGAAAAAAGAAACTCCCAAAAAGTATCCACGAAAAGCTGGGATTCCAAACAAAAAACCTCTTTAG
- a CDS encoding YceD family protein, whose translation MKLIDIRKSLDGLQFDKVLDVKDQLLARDETIIDLQNVMAKGLVTFDDSFYLLNYQLSYELTLPSSRSMEPVVLSEKQEVSEIFIAVSDAPSKADLVEENLVLLLEEDYIDLSESVVDNILLNIPLKVLTDEEQKAEVMPEGSNWTVLTEEQYQAMKEEEKQDNSPFASLSGLFDED comes from the coding sequence ATGAAATTAATTGATATTAGAAAAAGCCTTGATGGTTTACAGTTTGACAAAGTATTAGATGTGAAAGACCAGCTGTTAGCTAGAGATGAAACGATTATTGACTTGCAAAATGTCATGGCAAAAGGCTTAGTCACATTTGATGATAGTTTTTATTTGTTGAATTACCAGTTATCATATGAACTCACTCTACCTTCAAGCCGTTCAATGGAACCGGTAGTTTTATCTGAAAAGCAGGAGGTATCAGAAATCTTTATAGCAGTCTCAGACGCACCTAGTAAGGCAGACTTGGTTGAAGAAAATCTTGTATTACTACTTGAAGAAGATTATATTGATCTTTCAGAGAGTGTTGTGGATAACATTCTATTAAACATCCCATTGAAGGTTCTTACTGATGAAGAACAAAAAGCAGAAGTGATGCCAGAAGGAAGTAACTGGACAGTTTTAACCGAAGAGCAATACCAAGCTATGAAAGAAGAAGAAAAACAGGATAATAGTCCTTTCGCCTCTCTATCTGGTTTGTTTGATGAGGATTAA
- the sstT gene encoding serine/threonine transporter SstT — MKKAFHVWKRVSLVKRIVIGVIFGALLGLLVPSMTFIGLIGQMFVGGLKAIAPLLVFALVANALSQSRDGQKSNMKLVIFLYILATFSAAFVAVLSSYVFPVTLTLTESAAANADSPEGIAQVFQGLLLNIVDNPINALAQANYIGVLSWAVIFGLAFRSASQTTKELLATLADVTAQIVKGIINLAPFGIMGLVFTTIAENGLAVLADYGILLLALVGTMFFVAVVVNPILGFVMMGKNPYPLVFQCLKESGVTAFFTRSSAANIPVNMRLCEKMGLNPDTYSVSIPLGATINMSGAAITINVLTLAAARTLGIEVDFATAFILSVVAAVSACGASGVAGGSLLLIPVACSLFGIPNDIAMQVVGVGFIVGVVQDSCETALNSSADVFFTAVAEKSRFSNH, encoded by the coding sequence ATGAAAAAAGCATTTCATGTTTGGAAGCGTGTCAGTCTAGTTAAGCGTATTGTCATCGGTGTTATTTTTGGTGCTCTTTTGGGCCTTCTTGTCCCTAGCATGACCTTTATTGGCTTGATTGGGCAGATGTTTGTTGGGGGCTTAAAAGCTATTGCTCCTCTTTTGGTATTCGCTCTTGTTGCTAATGCTTTGTCACAGTCGCGTGATGGTCAAAAAAGTAATATGAAGCTTGTTATTTTCCTTTATATTTTGGCAACATTTTCTGCAGCCTTTGTAGCGGTTTTAAGTTCTTATGTTTTTCCAGTAACCTTGACTTTGACGGAGTCAGCTGCCGCTAATGCTGATTCACCTGAAGGGATTGCCCAAGTTTTTCAAGGACTCCTTTTAAATATTGTAGATAATCCTATTAATGCCTTAGCTCAAGCTAATTATATTGGTGTCCTATCATGGGCAGTTATCTTTGGGCTTGCCTTTCGTTCAGCTAGCCAAACAACCAAAGAACTATTGGCTACCCTAGCAGACGTCACAGCGCAAATTGTTAAGGGGATTATCAATCTAGCTCCTTTTGGTATCATGGGATTGGTCTTTACGACTATTGCTGAAAATGGGCTTGCCGTTTTGGCTGATTATGGCATTTTACTTCTAGCGCTTGTGGGAACTATGTTTTTTGTTGCTGTAGTTGTCAATCCAATCCTTGGTTTTGTGATGATGGGTAAAAATCCTTATCCCCTTGTTTTTCAATGTTTGAAAGAATCAGGAGTAACAGCTTTCTTTACACGTAGTTCAGCTGCCAATATTCCTGTTAATATGCGCCTTTGTGAAAAAATGGGCTTGAATCCAGATACCTATTCGGTTTCTATCCCTCTTGGCGCAACCATTAATATGTCAGGTGCAGCCATTACAATTAATGTTTTAACCCTAGCTGCTGCACGTACCTTGGGAATAGAGGTTGATTTTGCAACAGCATTTATCTTGAGTGTTGTTGCTGCAGTTTCTGCTTGTGGGGCTTCAGGTGTCGCTGGTGGTTCTCTTCTTTTGATTCCGGTGGCATGTAGCTTGTTTGGGATTCCAAATGATATCGCAATGCAAGTTGTTGGCGTAGGCTTCATTGTTGGAGTTGTCCAAGATTCTTGCGAGACAGCGTTGAACTCATCAGCAGATGTTTTCTTTACAGCAGTTGCTGAAAAATCACGTTTTAGCAATCATTAA
- a CDS encoding response regulator transcription factor has protein sequence MTKSILIIEDEKNLSRFVSLELQHEGYSVTIESNGRAGLETALDKDFDLILLDLMLPEMDGFEVTRRLQQEKSTYIIMMTARDSVMDIVSGLDRGADDYIIKPFAIEELLARVRAAFRRQEIEESKRNASGGASYRDLKLDPQNRSVVRGDETVPLTKREFDLLSALMSNMNRVMTREELLNLVWKYDEAVETNVVDVYIRYLRGKIDVSGKESYIQTVRGMGYVIREK, from the coding sequence ATGACAAAAAGTATTCTGATCATAGAGGATGAGAAAAATCTTTCGCGCTTCGTTTCTTTAGAATTACAGCATGAAGGGTATTCGGTAACCATTGAAAGTAATGGTCGCGCTGGTTTAGAAACAGCATTAGATAAAGATTTTGATTTGATTTTATTAGACTTGATGTTGCCAGAGATGGATGGCTTTGAAGTGACACGTCGCTTACAACAAGAAAAGTCAACTTATATCATTATGATGACTGCTAGAGACTCTGTTATGGATATTGTTTCAGGATTGGATCGTGGCGCAGATGATTATATTATCAAGCCATTTGCGATTGAGGAACTCTTAGCGCGTGTTCGTGCTGCTTTTCGTCGTCAAGAAATTGAAGAAAGTAAACGAAATGCTTCAGGTGGAGCTAGCTATCGTGACCTCAAATTGGATCCACAGAATCGCTCGGTTGTTCGCGGGGATGAAACAGTTCCTTTAACAAAACGTGAGTTTGATTTGTTATCTGCTTTGATGTCTAACATGAACCGTGTCATGACACGTGAAGAATTATTAAATCTTGTCTGGAAGTATGATGAAGCTGTAGAAACAAATGTTGTTGATGTCTACATTCGTTATCTTCGTGGCAAAATTGATGTCTCTGGTAAAGAATCATACATTCAAACTGTCCGTGGTATGGGTTATGTCATTCGTGAAAAATAA
- a CDS encoding replication initiation and membrane attachment family protein, with protein sequence MRPIDEFSFVKGNVVDVAPEALMTCYYPIIGQDAFSLYHYLVAFKDDGAKKHKFSEILNHTLMGMSSFETALATLTAMDLVAFYQHRDSYLINLKAPLSTEAFLKVSLYRQLLIQKIGEVAVGEIDLVLPENAQNLSKKFSDVFDDQGHVALLKENNNAKESFDLEAFKNLMKRDGLSFAQEKSDIIGLHRIAENYQMTWYDTYLLAKETAINLTISLSRMKTKKEQSKGLLVKSGELTAQEAILVKEAKLDRADVFLAKIKKTRKASITHDERQLLLDLAKMGFLDEVINVIVLYTIMKTNSANVNKKYAMKIANDFAYQEINKAEVAVLKMRDFSNRTSKSTQASSKQSVKPNIPEWSNQDYQNQTSDEDQKRLEEARRKALERLRKD encoded by the coding sequence ATGAGACCTATTGATGAATTTTCCTTTGTAAAAGGTAATGTGGTCGATGTGGCTCCAGAAGCTCTCATGACTTGTTATTATCCCATTATTGGTCAAGACGCCTTCAGTCTATATCATTATTTGGTTGCCTTTAAGGATGATGGTGCCAAAAAACATAAGTTTTCAGAGATTCTCAATCACACGTTGATGGGAATGTCATCCTTTGAAACAGCGTTGGCAACCTTGACAGCAATGGACTTGGTTGCTTTCTATCAGCATCGGGACTCCTACCTGATCAATCTAAAAGCTCCCTTATCAACCGAAGCTTTTTTGAAAGTCTCTTTATATCGACAGTTGTTGATACAAAAAATTGGGGAAGTCGCTGTCGGTGAGATTGATCTTGTGTTACCAGAAAATGCTCAGAATTTGTCTAAGAAATTTTCAGATGTCTTTGACGATCAGGGACACGTCGCTCTTTTAAAAGAAAATAACAATGCGAAAGAAAGTTTTGATTTGGAAGCTTTCAAAAATCTGATGAAGCGTGATGGCTTGTCTTTTGCTCAAGAAAAATCAGACATTATCGGTTTACATCGTATTGCTGAAAATTATCAAATGACCTGGTATGACACTTATCTGCTAGCTAAGGAAACAGCTATCAATTTGACGATTTCTCTGTCAAGAATGAAAACCAAAAAAGAGCAGTCTAAGGGACTTCTTGTTAAATCAGGAGAATTAACGGCTCAAGAAGCTATTCTTGTCAAAGAAGCAAAGCTTGATAGGGCAGATGTTTTCTTGGCGAAAATCAAGAAGACACGAAAAGCGTCAATCACTCATGATGAGAGGCAGTTGCTTCTAGACTTGGCTAAAATGGGTTTTTTGGATGAAGTGATTAATGTTATTGTGCTTTATACCATCATGAAAACCAATTCAGCCAATGTGAATAAAAAATACGCTATGAAGATAGCTAATGATTTTGCTTATCAAGAGATTAATAAGGCTGAAGTAGCAGTTTTAAAGATGCGTGATTTTTCAAATAGAACCTCTAAATCAACTCAAGCATCCTCGAAACAATCAGTAAAACCTAATATTCCTGAGTGGAGTAATCAAGATTATCAGAATCAGACGTCTGATGAAGATCAAAAACGACTAGAGGAAGCAAGACGTAAGGCTTTGGAACGCCTTAGAAAGGACTGA